In Acidobacteriota bacterium, one genomic interval encodes:
- a CDS encoding transglutaminase family protein produces MKTTEARAQFALQVARNEDELELDRAALLLAAEEYPQLELEPYLAQLDDFAARARSNDDTHASPITRLLRLNDVLFDELGFRGNTENYFDARNSFLSDVLERRSGIPITLSVVYMEVARRLGLRVLGVGMPGHFLVKYQAEDDEILLDPFHGGRLLSEADCFQMVLQMYQGSVVFERSFLTAVSKKQILTRMLQNLKGIYARAADHHKTLGVIERALLITPDALNEVRDRGLIYAALERLTPALADLETYLRRAPDAKDAAKIKEKIAGLKQRRAQLN; encoded by the coding sequence ATGAAAACCACAGAAGCCCGCGCGCAATTCGCCCTGCAAGTGGCGCGCAACGAAGACGAACTGGAACTTGACCGCGCCGCGTTGCTGCTCGCGGCGGAAGAATATCCGCAACTGGAACTTGAACCTTACCTGGCCCAACTCGACGATTTCGCGGCCCGGGCGCGCAGCAATGATGACACCCATGCCTCGCCCATCACCCGGCTCTTGCGGCTAAACGATGTGCTTTTTGACGAATTGGGCTTTCGCGGCAATACCGAAAATTATTTCGACGCGCGCAACAGCTTTCTCAGTGATGTGCTCGAACGGCGCAGCGGCATTCCGATCACGCTTTCAGTGGTTTACATGGAAGTGGCGCGCCGCCTGGGACTGCGCGTGTTGGGCGTCGGCATGCCCGGCCATTTCCTGGTCAAGTATCAGGCTGAAGACGATGAAATCTTGCTTGACCCCTTTCACGGCGGGCGGCTCTTGTCAGAAGCGGATTGCTTCCAGATGGTCTTGCAGATGTACCAGGGCAGCGTCGTCTTTGAACGCTCGTTCCTAACCGCCGTCAGCAAAAAACAAATCCTCACGCGCATGCTGCAAAACCTGAAAGGCATTTACGCCCGCGCCGCCGATCACCACAAAACGCTCGGCGTGATCGAACGCGCCCTGCTCATCACACCCGACGCGCTCAATGAAGTGCGGGATCGCGGCTTGATTTATGCCGCGCTGGAACGCTTGACCCCCGCGCTGGCCGACCTGGAAACCTACCTGCGACGCGCGCCGGACGCCAAAGACGCGGCAAAAATCAAAGAGAAAATCGCCGGTTTGAAACAACGCCGGGCGCAACTGAATTGA
- a CDS encoding threonylcarbamoyl-AMP synthase, with translation METVLTTSPPLAAQFIRRGEVVAFPTETVYGLGANVFDEAAIRKIFQAKGRPTDNPLIAHVANLAQLQTLTTHLPANAAQLIAAFFPGPLTLVLPKHPDVSLLATAGLPTIGVRMPRHALALEFITACGVPLVAPSANLSGRPSPTTWQAVQADLDGRIACILQGEQAEVGLESTVVDCTGNAPVVLRAGALTLEQLQTVLPASRLASQHDVAVPKSPGLKYRHYSPQARVVLIDNVAGLSASLAAAFIGLNAPPRRDEFRCLKLCANVAEYAHEVFSFFRVCDAAGVREIYCEVVEERGLGLALMDRLKRAAQNVAPA, from the coding sequence ATGGAAACCGTGCTGACGACTTCGCCGCCACTGGCCGCCCAATTCATACGGCGCGGCGAAGTCGTCGCCTTTCCGACCGAGACTGTCTATGGTCTCGGCGCCAATGTTTTTGACGAAGCGGCCATCCGCAAAATTTTCCAGGCCAAAGGCCGCCCGACCGACAACCCGCTCATCGCCCACGTCGCCAATCTGGCACAGCTTCAAACGCTAACCACGCACTTGCCCGCAAACGCCGCGCAACTCATCGCCGCCTTTTTCCCCGGCCCGCTGACACTGGTGTTGCCCAAACATCCGGATGTATCGTTGCTGGCGACAGCCGGTTTGCCAACCATCGGCGTGCGCATGCCGCGTCACGCGCTGGCACTCGAATTCATCACCGCCTGCGGGGTGCCGCTGGTCGCGCCCTCGGCCAATCTTTCTGGCCGGCCCAGCCCTACGACCTGGCAAGCCGTGCAAGCCGATTTGGACGGGCGTATCGCCTGCATCCTGCAAGGTGAGCAGGCCGAAGTGGGGCTGGAATCCACGGTCGTAGATTGCACGGGCAATGCGCCGGTTGTTTTGCGCGCCGGGGCCTTGACGTTGGAACAATTGCAAACCGTGCTTCCCGCCAGCCGTTTGGCGAGTCAGCACGACGTTGCCGTGCCGAAAAGCCCCGGACTGAAATATCGGCATTATTCGCCGCAGGCGCGCGTCGTGCTGATTGATAACGTGGCCGGGCTGAGCGCCAGCTTGGCCGCAGCGTTTATTGGCTTAAACGCGCCGCCCCGCAGGGACGAATTTCGCTGCCTTAAGCTTTGCGCCAACGTGGCCGAATATGCGCACGAGGTATTCAGCTTTTTTCGGGTTTGCGATGCAGCGGGCGTGCGGGAAATTTATTGTGAGGTCGTCGAAGAGCGCGGCTTGGGGCTGGCCTTAATGGATCGCCTCAAACGCGCGGCCCAGAATGTGGCGCCAGCTTAG
- the rpsT gene encoding 30S ribosomal protein S20, translating into MPNHKSAEKRDRQNARRNVINTASRTRLRSNIKKIRTALAAGKKDEAQALLPAIVSVIDKSVQKGVLHKNAAARHKARLTGHVNALLAK; encoded by the coding sequence ATGCCGAATCATAAGTCTGCTGAAAAGCGCGACCGCCAGAATGCGCGCCGCAATGTCATCAATACCGCCAGCCGCACGCGCTTGCGTTCCAATATCAAAAAGATTCGCACGGCCCTGGCCGCCGGCAAGAAAGACGAAGCCCAGGCCTTGCTGCCCGCCATCGTTTCTGTGATTGACAAGTCAGTGCAAAAAGGCGTCCTGCACAAGAACGCCGCCGCCCGGCACAAAGCGCGCCTGACCGGCCACGTCAACGCATTGCTGGCCAAGTAA
- a CDS encoding fused MFS/spermidine synthase — MQSTAKAKAAKSAESVKFAALDQREISAVTPSWLLRYAVVVCGASVMVVEILGSRILAPTFGTTLHVWSALITVTLAALALGYSFGGRLADDKPGLRTLMIVIGISAGTLLLSDLLTAPVLRFAYGGGMVIGTFVAAVLLFLPTLFLLGMVSPMAVRAAADQNHLGQSVGNLYALSTVGSVAGSLAVSLLLIPRLNVHTAVILTAVALGSVPLWYLLSGAKKQMGVLLLMGLALGGVATKVLGEDADRTIYYKGRPFPVTAREPSSYGDLVVSDHQGTKYLFLNGVQQGSLRGDNSGARYAYGLERLATVNGVPKNMLVWGLGAGVYARKMAEAGTQVTVLEIDPASEKIAREHFGLPASVKVIIGDARTETLRLNEKYEVIVLDAFSGDTPPFHLLTKEAFESLRTRLAPNGLILANIVGAAQGEGSRVVASVVKTLAATFGNVSVFAPNRKLDARDDPNYVSTMFLVTGALPAQAAAFPLPVPKEMQSYLDSVLTARINDVTQEGAVLLTDAYAPLEAWSDAAVRAMR, encoded by the coding sequence GTGCAATCCACTGCCAAAGCGAAAGCCGCCAAATCGGCTGAGTCCGTCAAGTTTGCCGCGTTAGATCAGCGCGAAATCAGCGCCGTCACGCCGAGTTGGCTGTTACGTTACGCCGTTGTGGTGTGCGGCGCGTCGGTGATGGTGGTGGAAATTTTAGGCTCGCGCATCTTGGCCCCCACCTTCGGCACGACGCTGCACGTCTGGAGCGCGTTGATCACGGTGACGCTGGCGGCGCTGGCGCTGGGTTATTCCTTTGGCGGACGGCTGGCCGACGACAAACCTGGATTGCGCACCTTGATGATCGTGATCGGGATTTCGGCGGGGACGCTGTTGCTGTCTGACCTGCTCACCGCGCCCGTCTTGCGTTTTGCCTATGGCGGCGGAATGGTTATCGGGACGTTTGTGGCCGCTGTCTTGCTCTTTCTGCCGACGCTGTTTTTGCTAGGGATGGTTTCGCCGATGGCCGTGCGCGCGGCAGCCGATCAGAACCATTTGGGCCAGAGCGTGGGGAACCTGTATGCGCTCTCGACGGTCGGTTCGGTCGCGGGCAGTTTGGCCGTGTCGTTATTGCTGATTCCGCGGCTCAACGTGCACACAGCGGTGATTTTGACGGCGGTGGCGCTGGGCAGCGTGCCGCTGTGGTATTTGCTGAGCGGCGCGAAAAAACAAATGGGCGTTTTGCTGTTGATGGGCCTGGCGCTGGGCGGTGTTGCCACCAAAGTCCTGGGCGAAGACGCCGACCGCACGATCTATTACAAGGGCCGCCCCTTTCCGGTCACGGCGCGCGAACCGTCGTCGTATGGCGATCTGGTCGTGAGCGATCATCAGGGTACCAAGTATTTATTTCTGAATGGCGTGCAGCAGGGTTCGTTGCGTGGTGACAATTCGGGCGCGCGTTATGCCTATGGTTTGGAGCGGCTGGCGACGGTCAACGGGGTGCCCAAAAACATGCTGGTCTGGGGCCTGGGCGCGGGCGTCTATGCGCGCAAGATGGCCGAGGCAGGCACGCAGGTCACGGTGCTCGAGATTGACCCGGCTTCGGAAAAAATCGCGCGCGAACATTTTGGCTTGCCAGCATCAGTCAAAGTCATCATCGGCGACGCGCGGACAGAGACGTTGCGGCTGAATGAAAAATACGAAGTCATCGTGCTGGACGCCTTCAGCGGCGACACGCCGCCCTTTCACCTGTTGACCAAAGAAGCGTTTGAAAGTTTGCGCACACGCCTCGCGCCCAACGGCTTGATCCTCGCCAACATCGTCGGCGCGGCACAGGGCGAAGGCTCGCGCGTCGTGGCCTCGGTGGTCAAAACGCTGGCGGCGACGTTTGGGAACGTGAGCGTCTTTGCGCCCAATCGCAAACTGGATGCGCGCGACGATCCCAACTATGTTTCGACCATGTTCCTGGTCACAGGCGCATTGCCCGCCCAGGCGGCGGCGTTCCCGTTACCGGTGCCGAAGGAAATGCAAAGTTATTTAGACAGCGTGCTCACGGCGCGCATCAACGATGTGACGCAAGAGGGCGCGGTGCTGTTGACCGATGCTTACGCGCCGTTAGAGGCGTGGTCAGACGCGGCGGTCAGAGCGATGCGTTAA
- a CDS encoding phytanoyl-CoA dioxygenase family protein, translating into MTGLTTQQLQAYDRDGFLVLEGFASRAACERLRARARQLVADFDPAGVISIFSTREQTRTSDEYFLTSGDQVRFFFEEEAFDAAGQLRQSKEHSINKIGHALHDLDPVFAEFSRQPGLAAVARDLGYQQPLLLQSMYIFKQPNIGGEVVCHQDATFLYTEPLSVTGFWFALEDATQANGCLWALPGGHKLGLKKRFGRDGQSGTKFEALDDTPFPPDGLAPLEAPQGTLIILHGLLPHLSYTNRSPHSRHAYTLHLVDGACAYPADNWLQRAPAFPARGF; encoded by the coding sequence ATGACAGGACTCACTACACAGCAATTACAGGCGTATGACCGCGACGGCTTTCTGGTGCTGGAAGGTTTTGCCAGCCGCGCCGCGTGCGAACGGTTGCGCGCCCGCGCCCGGCAACTGGTGGCGGATTTTGATCCAGCCGGCGTCATTTCGATCTTTTCGACGCGCGAACAGACGCGTACCAGCGACGAATACTTTTTGACCTCCGGCGATCAAGTGCGCTTTTTCTTTGAGGAAGAAGCCTTTGACGCCGCGGGCCAGTTGCGTCAAAGCAAAGAGCATTCAATCAACAAAATCGGCCACGCGCTGCACGACCTCGATCCCGTGTTTGCTGAATTTTCGCGGCAACCTGGGTTGGCTGCGGTTGCGCGCGACTTGGGTTACCAACAGCCGTTGTTGCTCCAATCAATGTATATCTTCAAACAGCCCAACATCGGCGGCGAAGTCGTTTGTCATCAGGATGCGACGTTCCTCTATACCGAACCGCTCAGCGTGACCGGTTTCTGGTTCGCGCTCGAAGACGCGACGCAAGCGAACGGCTGTCTGTGGGCGCTGCCGGGCGGGCACAAACTGGGATTGAAAAAACGCTTCGGACGCGACGGCCAGAGTGGAACCAAGTTTGAAGCTTTGGATGACACCCCCTTCCCGCCAGACGGCTTGGCGCCGTTGGAAGCGCCTCAGGGTACGCTGATTATCTTGCACGGCTTATTGCCGCATCTGAGCTATACGAACCGTTCGCCGCATTCGCGCCACGCCTACACGCTGCATTTGGTGGACGGCGCGTGTGCTTATCCGGCGGACAACTGGTTGCAACGCGCGCC
- the cyoE gene encoding protoheme IX farnesyltransferase: protein MEVLTPATPAGVEFGVEPAAVPAKLRQAPAPRWSGKLSAYCALTKPRITFLVTLSALAGYTLGSVSAVNVTGLLHVALGVGLLVSGTSTLNQYWERALDARMPRTQGRPLPAGLIAPVKALWFGLAISLLAEIYLAYFINPLTAYWGLAAFASYLFLYTPLKTRTTWCTFIGAFPGALPPVLGWTAARNAVGVETLVLFGILFLWQFPHFHAIATLYRDDYAQAGIRMLPVVSPDGKAVAREIVGYSLALLPISLLPTLLRLSGPVYLAGALLLGVYLLRASFAAAQELTRENALRLLKASVIYLPLLWILMVLQW, encoded by the coding sequence ATGGAAGTATTAACGCCCGCCACGCCTGCTGGTGTGGAGTTCGGGGTCGAACCGGCTGCGGTTCCGGCGAAGCTGCGTCAAGCGCCCGCGCCGCGTTGGAGTGGCAAGCTCTCTGCATATTGCGCGCTGACCAAGCCGCGCATTACGTTTTTGGTCACGCTCTCCGCCCTGGCTGGTTATACACTCGGTTCGGTCAGCGCGGTCAACGTGACCGGTCTGCTGCACGTCGCTTTGGGTGTCGGCCTGTTGGTCAGCGGCACCTCCACGCTGAATCAATACTGGGAACGCGCGTTGGACGCGCGGATGCCGCGCACGCAAGGACGGCCTTTACCGGCGGGCCTGATCGCGCCGGTCAAAGCGCTCTGGTTTGGACTGGCTATCTCCCTGCTGGCCGAAATCTATCTGGCCTATTTCATTAACCCGCTCACGGCGTATTGGGGCTTGGCGGCATTTGCGAGCTACCTTTTCCTTTACACGCCGCTCAAGACGCGCACGACGTGGTGCACGTTCATCGGAGCCTTCCCCGGTGCCTTGCCGCCGGTGTTGGGCTGGACGGCGGCGCGCAATGCGGTTGGCGTCGAAACGCTGGTGCTGTTCGGCATTCTTTTCCTCTGGCAATTTCCGCATTTTCACGCCATTGCCACGTTATATCGCGATGATTATGCGCAGGCGGGTATTCGCATGCTGCCCGTGGTCAGCCCGGATGGCAAAGCCGTGGCGCGCGAGATTGTGGGTTATTCGCTGGCGTTGCTGCCGATCAGCTTGTTGCCGACGTTGTTGCGTCTTTCCGGGCCTGTTTATTTGGCGGGCGCCTTGCTGCTGGGCGTTTACTTGCTGCGCGCAAGTTTTGCAGCGGCTCAGGAATTGACCCGCGAGAATGCCTTGCGGTTGCTGAAAGCTTCGGTCATTTACTTGCCGCTGTTATGGATCTTGATGGTCTTGCAGTGGTAA
- a CDS encoding S8 family serine peptidase, which translates to MKRTRFSSLLLLVTCLVLVGGFLGDMRSTAHSSASYSAVPAAALNKLAPWVLAHSTQGAEIEFLVVLKDQADLSGAAQQTTKLEKGRFVRETLWAKAQTAQAPLVGWLKERNLSYRSFYIINALWVKGTRAVAVEIAARPEVARVEGNPLLSGLSPIEREAQPDDNQRLMAELSVEPGVSAIRATELWALGFNGQGIVVGGQDTGVEWTHPTLRLRYRGSASPVVSHDYNWHDSVHTGGGACGPDSPMPCDDHNHGTHTLGTTVGTDGDANQIGVAPGAQFVACRNMDRGNGTPATYLECFEFMLAPYPVNGTPAQGDPSKAPDLTVNSWTCPASEGCAPDTLRLAVEAQRAAGIFTVVSAGNSGPSCATISEPPGHYAAVYSVGAFDARTGIIANFSSRGPILVDNSGRGKPDIAAPGVAVRSAIRGGLYASFNGTSMAGPHVAGAIAVLWSARPELKNQLALTEGLLNESAVRVDANTCGGNGAQNNVYGNGRLDVKAAYDLALADVSPLSDTISFRGGNGKIQVKALPDLKWRAVSNTPWITFTGSSANFTGSDNAQFTVAENNSPEPRSGMILVAGRPITITQSGTAPFAVAGRVVAQDGTPVARATILFTHVKDGAPGPASVLTDDEGRWSRAGFEPGVTYRVRPSKGRQSFEPNALDFAAPVTNLNFTAINRRIIFGAQ; encoded by the coding sequence ATGAAAAGAACACGTTTTTCATCTTTGTTATTGCTGGTGACTTGTTTGGTGCTGGTGGGTGGCTTCCTGGGCGACATGCGTTCGACCGCGCATTCCAGCGCGTCTTATAGCGCCGTGCCTGCCGCCGCGTTGAACAAGCTGGCGCCCTGGGTGCTGGCGCATTCGACGCAGGGCGCTGAGATCGAATTTCTGGTCGTGCTCAAAGACCAAGCCGATTTGAGCGGCGCGGCGCAGCAGACGACCAAACTGGAAAAAGGCCGCTTTGTGCGTGAGACGCTGTGGGCCAAGGCGCAGACGGCACAGGCGCCGTTGGTTGGCTGGTTGAAAGAGCGCAACCTGTCTTACCGGTCGTTTTACATCATCAATGCGCTGTGGGTGAAAGGCACGCGGGCCGTGGCGGTTGAAATCGCCGCTCGCCCCGAAGTCGCCCGCGTCGAAGGCAATCCCTTGTTAAGCGGCCTCAGTCCCATCGAACGCGAAGCCCAACCTGATGACAATCAGCGGCTAATGGCTGAGTTGAGTGTCGAACCTGGTGTCAGCGCGATTCGCGCGACCGAGTTGTGGGCTTTGGGGTTCAACGGGCAAGGCATCGTCGTTGGCGGACAGGACACCGGCGTGGAATGGACGCATCCGACCTTGCGGCTGCGCTATCGCGGCTCGGCCAGTCCGGTGGTCAGTCACGATTACAACTGGCACGATTCGGTGCACACGGGCGGTGGCGCTTGCGGCCCTGATTCACCCATGCCTTGCGACGATCACAATCACGGCACGCACACCTTGGGAACCACCGTCGGTACGGATGGCGACGCCAATCAAATCGGCGTCGCACCGGGCGCGCAATTCGTGGCCTGCCGCAATATGGATCGCGGCAACGGCACGCCCGCGACCTATCTGGAATGCTTTGAATTCATGCTCGCGCCCTATCCGGTCAATGGCACTCCTGCGCAAGGCGATCCGAGCAAGGCGCCTGATTTGACGGTGAATTCGTGGACGTGCCCGGCGTCGGAAGGCTGCGCGCCCGATACGTTGCGGCTAGCCGTCGAGGCGCAACGCGCGGCGGGCATTTTCACCGTCGTTTCCGCCGGGAATAGCGGCCCCAGTTGCGCGACGATCAGCGAACCGCCGGGCCATTACGCGGCGGTTTATTCGGTGGGCGCGTTTGATGCGCGGACGGGCATCATCGCCAATTTCAGCAGCCGTGGCCCGATCCTGGTGGATAACAGCGGGCGCGGCAAACCGGACATCGCCGCGCCCGGCGTGGCGGTGCGTTCGGCGATTCGGGGCGGCCTTTACGCCAGCTTCAATGGGACTTCGATGGCTGGGCCGCACGTGGCGGGCGCGATTGCCGTGTTATGGTCGGCGCGGCCTGAGTTGAAAAATCAATTGGCCTTGACCGAGGGTTTGCTGAACGAATCCGCCGTGCGCGTGGACGCGAACACTTGCGGCGGCAACGGCGCGCAAAACAATGTGTATGGTAATGGGCGGTTGGATGTGAAAGCCGCCTATGATCTGGCGCTGGCCGATGTCTCGCCTTTGTCCGACACGATCAGCTTTCGCGGTGGCAACGGGAAAATCCAAGTCAAAGCCCTACCCGATCTGAAATGGCGCGCCGTCAGTAACACGCCGTGGATCACGTTCACCGGCAGCAGCGCAAATTTCACGGGCAGTGACAACGCGCAATTCACGGTGGCCGAAAACAACAGCCCTGAGCCGCGCAGCGGGATGATTTTGGTCGCGGGCCGCCCGATCACGATTACGCAATCGGGCACGGCGCCTTTCGCCGTGGCCGGGCGCGTCGTGGCGCAAGACGGCACGCCCGTGGCGCGCGCGACGATCTTGTTCACCCACGTCAAAGATGGCGCACCGGGGCCGGCTTCCGTCCTTACCGACGACGAGGGGCGTTGGAGCCGGGCCGGTTTTGAACCGGGCGTGACGTACCGCGTGCGTCCGTCCAAGGGCCGCCAGTCGTTCGAGCCGAATGCGCTTGATTTTGCCGCGCCGGTGACGAACCTCAATTTCACCGCCATCAATCGCCGCATCATCTTCGGCGCGCAGTAG